A segment of the Spirochaetaceae bacterium genome:
CGAAGCTGCCGGTGACGTCGCGGCCTTCGACGTGCCACTTGCCCGCGTGGTATGCGCCGAATCCGCCGGCGCGCAGGAGTTGTCCCAGGTCGGGGATGTCGGCATGCAGGAGGCCGCCGTTGAACGGCACGCCGGCTTCCGAGGTGTAACGCCCGGTCGCCCAACTCGTACGCGCCGGAGCACACACCGGATCGGTACAGTAGGAGCGCATGAACGAGGTGCCGGACGCCACCAGCCGGTCGATGTGCGGGGTGCTCAGCCAGCGGTTGCCGTACGCGGAAACCGCGTCCCAGGTCTGCTGGTCGGTGCTGATGAACAGGATGTTGGGGCGTTCGGTCACTGATTCGGTCACTGGTAGGGGTCGGCGGCGTCGCGCAGGCCGTCGCCGAGCAGGTTGAACGCGAGCACGGTGACGATGATGAACACGCCCGGCAGCATCAGCCACGGGGCCAGCGCGATGGTGTGGATGTTCTGCGCCTCGCCGAGCAGCACGCCCCAGCTCACCACCGGCGGACGCAGGCCCAGACCAAGGAAGCTGAGCGCCGTCTCCGCCAGGATCATCTCCGGTACCGCCAGGGTCAGCGCCACGATCACGTAGCTGAGAAACGACGGGATCAGGTGCCCGGCGATAATCCTCGTGGCACTGGTGCCGGCCACCCGCGCGGCCATCACGAAGTCCTCCTCGCGCAGGCTGAGCAGCTTGCTGCGCACCACCCGCGCCAACCCGGTCCACCCGATCAACGACAGGATGATGGTGATGCCGAAGTAGACGCGCAGCGCCGGCCACTGCGGCGGCAGGGCGGCCGCCAGCGCCATCCACAACGGCAGCACGGGAATGGAGCGCAGGAACTCGATGACCCGCTGAATGAGGTTGTCCGCGGTGCCGCCGAAGTAGCCCGATATGCCGCCAATGCCGAGCCCCAGGATGAAGCTCAGCAGCACGCCGATCAACCCGACCGACAGCGACACGCGCGCGCCGCACACCAGCCGGCTGAACACGTCGCGCCCGATCTGGTCGGTGCCCAGCAGCAGCAGCGTCCCTTCGCGGACCGAGAACAGGTGCACGCGTGCCGGAAACAACCCCCAGAACCGGTACTCGTCGCCCGGCTCGAGCAGGTAGATCGGCCGCCGGGCGCTCAGGTCCTCGCCGTACGACTTGCGCCAGGTGACCGGATCCTCCACCAGCGTGAAGTCGTACACGAACGGGCGCAGGTGGAAACGGCCGTCGTGGAAGAAGTGGATACGCTGCGGCGGCGCCAGCGGCAGCTCCGAGAAGCGCGTGCGGATGTCGTAGGGCGCCACCACCTCGCAGAACACGCCGACCAGGTACATCAGGCCCAGCACCACGCCGCCGGCGATGGCCAGGCGGTGCTTGCGGAACCGCTGCCACATGAGCTGGTACTGGGAGGCGATGAATGCCTGCTCCGGGTCCACCCGGCGGCGTGCGCGGCTCATTGCTCCAGCCGGATACGCGGGTCGAGCGCCGCGAGCAGCAGGTCGGAAATGAAGGTACCCACGACGGTCAATACGCTCAGCAGCAGGATGAACGCGCCAGCGAGCAGCATGTCCTGGCTCAGCAGGGCGCGCAGCATCATGGCGCCGGTGGTGGGCAGGCTCAGCACCACCCCGACGATCGGCGCCCCCGAGATGATGGTGGCAAGCTGCCAACCGATGGTGGCCACGATCGGGTTGAGCGCGATGCGCACCGGGTAGCGGAACACCAGCCGCTGTTCCGACAGCCCCTTGGCGCGCGCGGTCACCACGTACTGCTTCTTGAGCTCGTCGAGCAGCATGCCGCGCATGATGCGGATGATCGACGCCGTGCCGGCGGTGCCCAGGACGACTACCGGCACCCAAAGGTGGGAAAGCAGGTCCAGCAACTTGCGCAGACTCCACGGCGCGTCGGCGTATTCGGGCGAGAACAATCCGCCGACGCTCTGCCCGAACACCTTGAAGCCCATGTACATCAGCAGCAGGGCGAGAAAGAAGTTGGGCGTGGCCAGGCCCACGTAGCCGATCACGGTGAACGAGAAGTCGAACGGGGAATACTTGTGCAGCGCCGAGTAAATCCCGATCGGGATCGCGACCGCGTAGGTGAACAGCAGCGAGCCCAGGGCCACCACCATGGTCCACCCCATGCGCTCCCAGATCAGCTCGCTCACCCCTACGTTCCACAGCAGCGAACGGCCGAAGTCGCCGCGGCTGACGATGCCCCAGATCCACTTCAGGTACTGCACCATGACCGGCTGGTCGAGCCCGAACTGGCGCCGCAGGCCCTGCAACTCGTATTCGGACACGGTGGATCCCTGGTTTTCGAGCTGAATGACGTAGGTGGTGAGGTAGTCGCCGGGCGGCAGCTGAATCAGGACGAACGCCACCACCGAAACCACCGCCACGGTGATCAGCAGGTAGAACGAGCGCCTGATGAAGTAGGTGAGCATTGCCGCACGGGCCGCCCGCCACGCGGCAAGCGGCCCATGATCTCAGGTCCCGAGCGGCACGCGCGCGCTTACTGGCGGATGAACCACTGCTCGGGAATGGTGTTGTTGAACCAGCGGCCCTCCGGCCACCACCAGTCCACGTCCGGCACGTTGATCAGGTCGTTGCGCACGATCACCGGGACGGGCGCCTGCGACACGGTGCCGATTCCGTACAGTTGCCGCACCATCCTGGAGGAGTACTCGTTGCCGATGGCGGTCGACTCCGGCGTGAACAGCGGCGTCTGCAGGTAGCGGTCGAGCAGCGCGTAGATCTCCTGCACCTCCTGCGGCGGCACCACGCCGGATGCGCCGCCCGACATCCACCAGTCGTCCCACCCGCGGTTGCTGATGTCGCCGGGCCGGAACTGGCCCGCCTCGCGCAGCGCGAAGCCCACGTCCGTGGTCAGGTGCGCGGGATGATGGGCCACCTGTACCTGGCCGGCGGCGTTGCGGGTCGAGTACAGCCGGTCCTCCTCCACCTTGAGCGTGATCTGGACGCCGACCGCCTCCCAGTACTCCTTGACCAGTTCGAAGATCGGCTTGCGGTCGCCACGGTCGTAGTACTCCAGCAGCAGGCTGAGCGTTTCGCCGTCCGAACGCGTGCGCCACTGGCGATTCTCGTCCCAGGCCAATCCGATCTCGTCGAGCAGCGCATTCGCCTGGTCGATGTCGTACTCGGCGAAATGGTCGGTCATCCACGGCTCGTGGTAGGTGGCCAGGGGCGGCGGCGCCACCTGGCTGGTCACGGCACGCCCGAAGAACACCAGGTCGTTGATCTCGTCGCGGTTGATGGCCAGCGACATCGCCTGCCGGAAGCGCAGGTCCTGGAACAGGTCGCGCAGCACCGGATCCTCTTCGTAGAGCTGGTTGAAGGCGAACCGCATCTCGTTCCCCACCGGGGAATTCCACAGCAGCGCCCGGTACCCGCCCTGCTGCTCGTTCTCCTTGTACAGCGTCCAGTTCTTGAGTTGCAGGTGGGCCCGCCCGGTGTGAAACTCGCCGGCGATCGTCTTCAGCTCCGCGACATCGCGGCTCTCGACCAGAATCCGCGCCATGCTGTCCATGTAGGGAAGCTGGCGGCCGGCGGTGTCGACCTTCCAGTAGTACGGGTTACGGTGGAAGAAGCGGCTGCCGAACTCATCTTCACGCGCCAGGTCCCAACCCTCGATGGTGGGAAAGTCGACGTCGTTGCGGTCGTCGGACTGGCTGGCGAGAATCGCCAGGAAGTGCTGCGTCCAGCCCTCGAAGCCGGCCTCCTTGGCGTTCGCCTCGGCGTCGTCGTTGTAGTCGGCGTGGAACCGGCTCAGGTAGTGCTTGGGTGTGACCGGGAACGTGGACCGGCTGCGCGCATAGGGCGAGAATGCGATCTTGTCCACCACGATCGGGTACGGCACCGCAAACTGCATACGTACCGTGGTGTCGTTCACCTTGGTCACCGTCATCGGCGTGCCGCCCGGCTTCCAGGCCACGTTGACCGCCTGGCTGAGGTTCTCGTTGGTGGCATAGTCCTCCCACCAGAACAGGAAGTCGTCGGCCGTGAAGGGGGCGCCGTCGCTCCACTTCATGTTATTGCGCAGCGTCAGGGTGAGGGTCTTGAAATCCTCGGTCAGGTCCCAGTCGAGGGCCACGTTGGGAATGGTGGAATCGATCTCCGGGCTCACCGTGAGCAGGTTCTGGAAGCGCGTGAACATCACTTCGAAGTCGCCGCAGCAGCCGGGCGTGATGGTTGCCGCGCGGTACTCGCCGCCGTAGATCCCCATCTCGTCGAGCGGGTCGACCACCACCACCTCGTCAGGCAGGCGGTCCTCCACCGGCGGCAGGTCGCCCGCGGCCACCATCGCGGCCAGCACCGGCGCTTCCGTGAACGCCGGCAGGCTGTTGCCGGTGTCGGCCTCGAAGGCGGCCTGCGACCCCCACACCACGGTGCGTCCCGGCACCAGCACCTCCAGGTCGGACGCCGCCGCCGAACCCGCCTGCGAACCGGACTGCTCTTCCGAACCCGATGCCAACGCGGTACCGGCTGCGAGCAACGCCAATCCCGCCGCCAGCGCGAATCGAACAATCAGTGTCACCATTGTACCTCCAGGAGCGACGCACGTGCGGCGCATCACGATGACCAACGCCACGTCCGTCCACTGTTGTCCGCGATGGTAGAGGCCACCCGGACAGCGGTCAAGCCGGCTGACCGGAACGGCCGAAGCTGAGCCGAGCCACCTGGGCTCCGTCGCCGCAGCGGCCCGGGGCCGCGCATCCCACCGCGACACACAGCCACGACACGCGCTTGACGGCTGTTGCAGAGTCGGCTATGGTGACCGCCTTGGGATCGCGACCGATGCGCATGATGCATGATGCATGACGACACGTACCCGCGCAGCCACGGGTCAGCGCCGCAAAACCGACGCCCGAGGCGCCGCCCCACATCCGGTAGATCATTAACCGTAACCGCTCGGGCTGATCGCGCCGCGGGCGCTTTCGCCTTCAGCACCGGGGTAGCGGGCGGCTGCGCCGGGCGCCGGCTCAGTCCACGTTCGTTCACTCGTTCACTGACGCCCGCCACGGTCCTGGATCCCCCTTCCACTGGTCAATCACGTCATCGCATCGACAACAACCCTGCCGGTATTCCCGGCGCACAGGAGGTGCAAGCGAGACGCAAAGAACCGCACGCGCACGGGGCGTGAGCCCCGATTGCCGTCTCTGTCTGGCCGCGTGCGTTGCGGGCGCGAGAGTAGGCAGGGCCCGGCAATTCGTTACTCGATACACTCAAACC
Coding sequences within it:
- a CDS encoding ABC transporter permease; translation: MSRARRRVDPEQAFIASQYQLMWQRFRKHRLAIAGGVVLGLMYLVGVFCEVVAPYDIRTRFSELPLAPPQRIHFFHDGRFHLRPFVYDFTLVEDPVTWRKSYGEDLSARRPIYLLEPGDEYRFWGLFPARVHLFSVREGTLLLLGTDQIGRDVFSRLVCGARVSLSVGLIGVLLSFILGLGIGGISGYFGGTADNLIQRVIEFLRSIPVLPLWMALAAALPPQWPALRVYFGITIILSLIGWTGLARVVRSKLLSLREEDFVMAARVAGTSATRIIAGHLIPSFLSYVIVALTLAVPEMILAETALSFLGLGLRPPVVSWGVLLGEAQNIHTIALAPWLMLPGVFIIVTVLAFNLLGDGLRDAADPYQ
- a CDS encoding ABC transporter permease, which produces MLTYFIRRSFYLLITVAVVSVVAFVLIQLPPGDYLTTYVIQLENQGSTVSEYELQGLRRQFGLDQPVMVQYLKWIWGIVSRGDFGRSLLWNVGVSELIWERMGWTMVVALGSLLFTYAVAIPIGIYSALHKYSPFDFSFTVIGYVGLATPNFFLALLLMYMGFKVFGQSVGGLFSPEYADAPWSLRKLLDLLSHLWVPVVVLGTAGTASIIRIMRGMLLDELKKQYVVTARAKGLSEQRLVFRYPVRIALNPIVATIGWQLATIISGAPIVGVVLSLPTTGAMMLRALLSQDMLLAGAFILLLSVLTVVGTFISDLLLAALDPRIRLEQ
- a CDS encoding ABC transporter substrate-binding protein; the encoded protein is MTLIVRFALAAGLALLAAGTALASGSEEQSGSQAGSAAASDLEVLVPGRTVVWGSQAAFEADTGNSLPAFTEAPVLAAMVAAGDLPPVEDRLPDEVVVVDPLDEMGIYGGEYRAATITPGCCGDFEVMFTRFQNLLTVSPEIDSTIPNVALDWDLTEDFKTLTLTLRNNMKWSDGAPFTADDFLFWWEDYATNENLSQAVNVAWKPGGTPMTVTKVNDTTVRMQFAVPYPIVVDKIAFSPYARSRSTFPVTPKHYLSRFHADYNDDAEANAKEAGFEGWTQHFLAILASQSDDRNDVDFPTIEGWDLAREDEFGSRFFHRNPYYWKVDTAGRQLPYMDSMARILVESRDVAELKTIAGEFHTGRAHLQLKNWTLYKENEQQGGYRALLWNSPVGNEMRFAFNQLYEEDPVLRDLFQDLRFRQAMSLAINRDEINDLVFFGRAVTSQVAPPPLATYHEPWMTDHFAEYDIDQANALLDEIGLAWDENRQWRTRSDGETLSLLLEYYDRGDRKPIFELVKEYWEAVGVQITLKVEEDRLYSTRNAAGQVQVAHHPAHLTTDVGFALREAGQFRPGDISNRGWDDWWMSGGASGVVPPQEVQEIYALLDRYLQTPLFTPESTAIGNEYSSRMVRQLYGIGTVSQAPVPVIVRNDLINVPDVDWWWPEGRWFNNTIPEQWFIRQ